From Halotia branconii CENA392, the proteins below share one genomic window:
- a CDS encoding DUF58 domain-containing protein, translating to MKITKPITNWLEIRASTPAYTGWVLAGIAICFFGAAINTMAGWLYAISGVSFALLGIAAILPPRSLVGLFITRHPISPVSAGDDLTVELEIHNQKNQPVSLLQIEDILPFVLGKPIQTAIEVIPSQGSYRWVYYHPTQHRGIYRWGTVELVSGAPLGLFWSRRQHDCAAIAIVYPPVLPLATCPLVDEMGQEESKRGDPHGRPLQTATTGLVRSLRPYRIGDPTRLIHWRTSARYGELRVRELEMITGGQEIIIALDSAGGWQAENFEQAVIAAASLYFYAHQQQLQVQLWTASTGLVKGERIVLETLAATAFQEETSINEFYSYPVIWLTQNPLTLSSLPQGSRWVLWKHISLPEEVINWDYPGIVLQNDQALQSQLQKSLHSN from the coding sequence ATGAAAATCACCAAACCCATTACTAACTGGTTAGAAATTCGTGCTAGCACCCCTGCATACACTGGTTGGGTATTAGCAGGCATTGCTATTTGTTTTTTCGGGGCAGCTATTAATACTATGGCTGGATGGCTGTATGCAATTAGCGGTGTGAGTTTTGCTCTGCTTGGTATAGCCGCAATTTTACCACCGCGATCGCTTGTTGGTCTATTTATTACCCGCCATCCCATCTCGCCTGTATCAGCAGGAGATGACTTGACAGTGGAATTAGAAATCCACAACCAAAAAAATCAACCTGTAAGCTTACTACAAATTGAAGATATCTTGCCGTTTGTTTTAGGCAAGCCAATACAAACGGCAATAGAAGTAATACCTAGCCAAGGTAGTTATCGTTGGGTATATTATCACCCTACCCAACATCGAGGTATTTATCGCTGGGGTACAGTTGAACTGGTGAGTGGTGCGCCTTTGGGATTATTTTGGTCTCGTCGTCAGCATGATTGCGCGGCGATCGCGATCGTTTATCCTCCTGTTTTACCTCTGGCTACATGTCCTTTAGTAGATGAGATGGGACAAGAAGAGAGTAAAAGGGGCGATCCTCACGGTAGACCATTGCAGACAGCAACCACAGGATTAGTGCGATCGCTACGTCCTTATCGCATCGGAGATCCCACTCGTCTGATTCACTGGCGTACTAGTGCGCGCTATGGTGAATTGCGAGTGCGAGAATTAGAAATGATCACGGGCGGACAGGAAATAATTATTGCTCTTGATAGTGCCGGTGGTTGGCAAGCAGAAAATTTTGAACAAGCAGTAATTGCCGCAGCGTCTTTGTACTTTTATGCACATCAACAACAGCTACAGGTACAACTGTGGACAGCATCAACAGGATTAGTCAAAGGTGAGCGTATTGTTTTAGAAACCCTAGCAGCGACCGCGTTTCAAGAAGAAACTAGTATTAACGAGTTTTACAGCTATCCTGTAATTTGGTTAACTCAAAACCCCTTGACACTTTCCTCCTTACCACAGGGTAGTCGTTGGGTGTTATGGAAGCATATCTCATTGCCAGAAGAAGTAATTAATTGGGACTATCCTGGCATCGTCCTACAGAATGATCAAGCATTGCAATCACAGTTGCAAAAATCATTACATTCAAATTGA
- a CDS encoding ferredoxin thioredoxin reductase catalytic beta subunit produces MISSEANAKSTEKSLEAMRHFSEQYAKRTGTYFCSEPSVTAVVIEGLAKHKDDLGAPLCPCRHYEDKEAEVKATYWNCPCVPMRERKECHCMLFLTTDNEFAGEQQEISLETIKEVRDSMG; encoded by the coding sequence ATGATATCATCAGAAGCCAACGCCAAATCCACAGAAAAAAGCCTAGAGGCAATGCGGCATTTTTCCGAGCAATATGCCAAGCGGACTGGAACTTACTTTTGTTCTGAGCCTTCTGTAACCGCAGTTGTAATTGAAGGACTAGCCAAACATAAAGACGATCTAGGTGCGCCGTTGTGTCCTTGTCGTCACTACGAAGACAAAGAAGCCGAAGTCAAAGCTACATATTGGAACTGTCCTTGTGTACCGATGAGAGAACGCAAAGAATGCCATTGTATGCTCTTTCTCACAACGGATAACGAGTTTGCTGGAGAACAGCAAGAAATCTCTTTAGAAACAATCAAAGAAGTGCGAGACAGTATGGGATGA
- a CDS encoding DUF309 domain-containing protein, with protein sequence MSKTIPRQFWQGVEQFNLGQFYDCHDTLEALWIEASEPEKSFYQGVLQIAVALYHLGNRNWRGAVILLGEGSNRLRRYPSSYSGIDVDELLNQSTNLLKTLQQTGADKITTGEIDINQSLPLPRIAIIQ encoded by the coding sequence ATGAGCAAAACTATCCCTCGACAGTTTTGGCAAGGCGTAGAACAGTTCAATTTAGGACAGTTCTATGACTGCCATGATACTTTAGAAGCTCTGTGGATAGAAGCCAGCGAACCAGAAAAATCTTTTTATCAAGGTGTGCTGCAAATTGCTGTAGCACTTTATCATCTGGGTAATCGTAACTGGCGAGGCGCTGTGATTTTACTGGGAGAAGGTAGCAATCGCCTACGACGTTATCCATCTAGTTATAGCGGCATTGATGTAGACGAGTTACTGAATCAAAGTACAAATTTGTTAAAAACCCTACAACAAACTGGAGCAGACAAAATTACTACTGGTGAAATAGATATCAATCAATCATTGCCTTTGCCGAGAATTGCCATAATTCAATGA
- a CDS encoding helix-turn-helix domain-containing protein produces MVGVTKVEIKESVQQLHELLVKQKTASSRERVQALYLLKMGQVRTVQDAAFVVGRERVTVQRWLKTYTESGINGLLSTKKSPGRPPIIDGSTKEQLLKELEQPFGFKSYEEIRTWLKAVQGVRASYKVVHDTVRYRMKAKLKVPRAVGIKHNEEAELEFKKNCHNT; encoded by the coding sequence ATGGTTGGAGTCACCAAAGTCGAAATAAAAGAATCAGTCCAACAGTTGCATGAACTGCTCGTCAAACAGAAAACAGCATCAAGCCGTGAACGAGTTCAAGCTTTGTATTTACTGAAAATGGGGCAAGTAAGAACGGTACAGGATGCAGCTTTTGTCGTAGGCAGAGAAAGAGTGACAGTGCAAAGATGGTTAAAAACATATACAGAGTCGGGAATAAACGGTCTATTGTCAACAAAAAAAAGTCCAGGGCGACCGCCAATTATTGATGGTTCGACCAAAGAACAACTTTTAAAAGAACTTGAACAGCCATTTGGATTTAAAAGCTATGAAGAAATCCGAACATGGTTGAAAGCGGTTCAAGGTGTGAGAGCGTCGTATAAAGTAGTACATGATACAGTACGCTATCGAATGAAAGCGAAGTTAAAAGTACCAAGAGCAGTAGGGATAAAACACAATGAAGAAGCAGAATTAGAATTTAAAAAAAACTGCCACAATACCTAG
- a CDS encoding IS630 family transposase: MRYWCGDESRVGLKTELGRLITLCGIKPIGIMQWKRENFYLYGLVEPLTGEYYIWEFSHLNTACFNIFLEQFAATYPEDIHILQLDNGAFHLSQTLKIPENIILLFQPPHTPQVNPIERLWEEVKRNLSWECFANLDELRTVIWQRLEELNTSIVANITGWGFILDALFVSGFS; encoded by the coding sequence ATTAGATACTGGTGTGGTGATGAAAGCCGTGTAGGATTAAAAACAGAATTAGGAAGACTGATCACGCTTTGTGGCATTAAACCTATTGGCATCATGCAATGGAAACGAGAAAATTTCTATTTATATGGTTTAGTAGAGCCGTTAACTGGTGAGTATTATATTTGGGAATTCTCTCATCTCAACACAGCTTGCTTCAATATCTTTTTAGAACAGTTTGCAGCTACGTATCCGGAAGATATACACATACTTCAATTAGACAATGGTGCTTTTCATTTAAGCCAGACTCTTAAAATTCCAGAAAATATTATTTTATTATTTCAACCTCCACATACTCCCCAAGTCAATCCCATTGAACGTTTATGGGAAGAAGTAAAAAGGAATTTAAGTTGGGAATGCTTTGCTAATTTGGACGAGTTAAGAACAGTTATTTGGCAACGTCTTGAGGAATTAAACACATCAATTGTTGCGAATATTACAGGTTGGGGTTTTATTCTGGATGCTTTATTTGTATCAGGCTTTTCGTGA
- a CDS encoding LptA/OstA family protein has protein sequence MMPCYQLPISQIRRFGLALLLPVTLWGVMSTDNSLSGNSFPIQMQTATAQTPQENRPLTIRSDVQEYDAKTQVVTARGNVQMLYPARQLQATAAQAQYFSKERRIDFSGNVYILQKGGNSMRAEKVTYLIDEGRFVALPQSNRQVESIYMVQESDDGGQPTTPAPQTPGFKGSN, from the coding sequence ATGATGCCCTGTTATCAATTGCCCATATCACAGATACGTCGTTTTGGATTAGCCTTGCTATTACCAGTTACACTCTGGGGCGTGATGTCTACTGATAATTCATTAAGTGGCAATAGTTTTCCGATTCAAATGCAAACTGCTACTGCCCAAACACCGCAAGAAAATCGCCCACTGACAATTCGTTCAGATGTGCAAGAATATGATGCCAAAACTCAAGTAGTAACGGCTCGTGGTAACGTGCAAATGTTGTACCCTGCTCGTCAACTGCAAGCAACAGCTGCCCAAGCACAATACTTTAGCAAAGAACGCCGGATTGACTTTAGTGGCAATGTCTATATTTTGCAAAAGGGTGGTAATAGTATGCGGGCTGAAAAGGTAACTTATCTGATTGACGAAGGGCGATTTGTTGCCTTACCGCAATCCAACCGTCAGGTAGAGTCCATCTACATGGTTCAGGAATCAGATGACGGCGGACAACCTACTACACCTGCCCCTCAAACACCAGGTTTCAAAGGTTCTAATTAG
- the lptB gene encoding LPS export ABC transporter ATP-binding protein: MKIVLENIHKSYGKRLIVNRVNLSIAQGEIVGLLGPNGAGKTTTFYIATGLEKPNQGRVWLDSREITGMPMHKRARLGIGYLAQEPSVFRQLSVQDNLLLVLEQTNVPRWEWPKRVQTLLREFRLEKLAKSKGIQLSGGERRRTELARALAAGREGPKFLLLDEPFAGVDPIAVSEIQQIVARLRDRGMGILITDHNVRETLAITDRAYIMREGQILAFGIAEELYSNSLVRQYYLGDNFQA, translated from the coding sequence GTGAAAATTGTCCTAGAGAATATTCATAAATCTTATGGCAAGCGACTTATTGTCAATCGCGTCAATCTTTCTATAGCTCAAGGAGAAATCGTCGGTTTACTAGGGCCTAATGGAGCTGGTAAAACGACGACATTTTATATTGCCACAGGTTTAGAAAAGCCTAATCAAGGGAGAGTCTGGCTAGATAGCCGAGAAATTACCGGAATGCCAATGCACAAAAGGGCAAGATTGGGTATTGGCTATTTAGCTCAAGAACCAAGTGTTTTTCGCCAACTCTCAGTGCAAGATAATCTTCTTTTAGTCTTAGAGCAGACGAACGTGCCACGATGGGAGTGGCCAAAACGAGTCCAAACTTTACTGCGAGAGTTTCGCTTGGAGAAGTTAGCCAAAAGTAAAGGTATTCAACTTTCTGGTGGTGAACGCCGACGAACAGAGTTAGCAAGGGCTTTGGCTGCTGGCAGAGAAGGGCCAAAGTTTTTACTTTTGGATGAACCATTTGCCGGAGTTGATCCCATTGCAGTTTCCGAAATTCAGCAAATTGTCGCACGATTGCGCGATCGCGGTATGGGTATCTTAATCACAGATCACAATGTTCGTGAAACCCTAGCTATTACTGATCGTGCTTACATTATGCGCGAGGGGCAAATTCTCGCCTTTGGTATTGCAGAAGAACTTTACAGCAATTCCCTTGTCCGGCAATACTACTTAGGGGATAACTTTCAGGCTTAA
- a CDS encoding LptF/LptG family permease, whose amino-acid sequence MDRYLASEMLPTFFFGVGAFSSIGVTIDSVFELVRKIVESGLPIDIAIQVFLLKLPNFIVLAFPMSTLLATLMTYSRLSSESELIALRGCGVSVYRMVLTAVMLSLVVTGMTFVFNEQIAPAANYQATLTLDSALKSDKPTFQQQNIFYPEYRDIPQSDGSKSRILSRLFYADQFDGKRMKGLTIIDRSKEGVSQIVVSESAQWNGSQNVWDFYNGTIYLVAADRSYRNILRFEHQQLQLPRTPLSLAEKSRDYGEMNISEALEQLTVERLGGDRQKIRKLQVRIQQKIALPFVCVVFGLVGAAMGTIPQRTGRGTSFGISVIVIFSYYLIFFISGAIGQAGILSPFMGAWLPNFIFFGIGAFLLIRVAQR is encoded by the coding sequence ATGGATCGCTATCTTGCTAGCGAAATGCTACCAACATTTTTTTTTGGTGTTGGAGCTTTTTCGTCAATTGGCGTAACCATTGATTCTGTATTTGAGCTAGTAAGGAAAATTGTAGAATCCGGGCTACCCATAGACATTGCTATTCAAGTTTTTTTGTTAAAACTTCCTAATTTCATCGTTTTAGCCTTCCCCATGTCTACACTGCTGGCTACTTTGATGACTTATAGTCGTCTTTCTAGTGAAAGCGAATTAATTGCCCTACGTGGCTGTGGGGTGAGTGTCTATCGCATGGTGCTAACTGCTGTGATGTTGAGTCTTGTAGTTACGGGAATGACATTTGTGTTTAATGAACAAATCGCCCCAGCCGCAAATTACCAAGCAACTCTTACCCTAGATAGTGCCTTGAAGTCGGATAAGCCAACTTTTCAGCAGCAAAATATTTTTTATCCTGAGTACCGGGATATCCCACAGTCAGATGGTAGTAAAAGCAGAATATTATCACGCTTATTTTATGCTGACCAGTTTGATGGTAAGCGAATGAAGGGTTTGACGATTATAGACCGTTCTAAAGAAGGTGTGAGTCAAATTGTGGTATCAGAATCTGCTCAGTGGAATGGTTCTCAAAACGTCTGGGATTTTTACAACGGCACAATCTATTTAGTGGCTGCCGATCGCTCTTATCGCAATATTTTACGGTTTGAACATCAACAGCTGCAATTACCCCGCACACCCTTAAGTTTGGCAGAAAAAAGCCGGGACTACGGTGAAATGAATATTAGTGAAGCACTAGAACAACTAACTGTAGAACGTCTCGGTGGCGATCGCCAAAAAATTCGTAAACTCCAAGTACGGATTCAACAAAAAATTGCCTTGCCGTTTGTCTGCGTAGTTTTTGGCTTGGTAGGTGCAGCAATGGGAACCATACCCCAACGGACTGGGCGAGGAACAAGTTTTGGTATTAGCGTCATAGTAATTTTTTCTTACTACCTTATTTTCTTTATTAGTGGTGCGATCGGTCAAGCAGGTATACTTTCTCCCTTCATGGGCGCTTGGTTGCCTAACTTTATATTTTTCGGAATAGGTGCATTTTTATTAATACGGGTTGCTCAACGCTAA
- a CDS encoding CBS domain-containing protein produces the protein MMKAEDIMTTDVVTIRGSATVAEAVGLMKEKGLRALVVDCRSDDDAYGIVTETDVVYKVTAYGKDAKQMRVYEIMSKPCIVVNPELGVEYVARLFANTGIHRAPVIQGKLLGIISITDILTKSNFVEAPKVLLLEERIHKAIAEARAVCTEHGAYSKACATAWDEVEELQAEVAHQKAESMVSAKISFEEYCKDNPDAPECRSSRSA, from the coding sequence ATGATGAAAGCTGAAGATATCATGACCACCGATGTCGTTACTATTCGTGGTTCAGCAACAGTCGCTGAAGCAGTGGGACTGATGAAAGAAAAAGGTTTACGTGCTTTAGTTGTAGATTGTCGCTCTGATGATGATGCCTACGGTATCGTCACTGAAACTGACGTGGTTTATAAGGTAACAGCCTACGGTAAAGATGCTAAACAAATGAGGGTTTACGAAATTATGAGTAAACCTTGCATCGTTGTTAATCCTGAGTTGGGTGTAGAGTATGTAGCAAGGTTGTTTGCTAATACAGGTATTCATAGAGCGCCCGTGATTCAAGGCAAGTTATTAGGTATTATCTCGATTACCGATATTTTGACTAAGAGTAACTTTGTGGAAGCACCAAAAGTACTATTACTGGAGGAGAGAATCCATAAAGCGATCGCAGAGGCTCGTGCTGTTTGTACTGAACATGGTGCTTATTCTAAAGCCTGTGCAACAGCCTGGGATGAGGTAGAAGAATTGCAAGCAGAAGTTGCTCATCAAAAAGCTGAAAGCATGGTATCAGCCAAAATATCCTTTGAAGAATACTGTAAAGACAATCCAGATGCACCAGAATGTCGAAGTAGTCGAAGTGCTTGA
- a CDS encoding phycocyanobilin:ferredoxin oxidoreductase: MSFTSVPSLREQQHPLIRQLADCIETVWYKHLDLSTYHLPTELGYVEGKLEGEKLTIENRCYQTPQFRKMHLELAKIGNMLDILHCVMFPRPEYNLPMFGCDLVGGRGQISAAIADLSPVSLERTLPKSYTLALAALTPPNFSQPRELPEWGHIFSDFCIFVRPSSPEEEATFLSRVREFLEIHCTQAIASTPVTPEQTLQIIAGQRNYCTKQQQNDKTRRVLEKAFGQDWAEHYMTTVLFDLPD, from the coding sequence ATGTCATTTACTTCTGTTCCTTCGCTGCGTGAGCAACAACATCCCTTAATTCGTCAGCTTGCTGATTGTATTGAGACAGTTTGGTACAAGCATTTGGATCTGTCAACTTACCATTTGCCTACTGAGTTAGGGTATGTGGAAGGTAAATTAGAGGGCGAGAAACTGACGATTGAAAATCGTTGCTATCAAACACCCCAGTTCCGAAAAATGCACTTGGAACTGGCAAAAATCGGCAATATGCTGGATATTCTGCATTGCGTGATGTTTCCCCGTCCAGAATATAACCTGCCGATGTTTGGTTGTGATTTAGTTGGGGGTAGAGGTCAAATTAGTGCTGCGATCGCAGATCTATCTCCTGTGAGCCTAGAACGTACCTTACCAAAATCCTATACTTTGGCATTAGCGGCGCTGACACCACCTAATTTTTCCCAACCCCGTGAATTACCCGAATGGGGACATATCTTTTCAGACTTTTGTATCTTTGTTCGCCCCAGTTCTCCAGAAGAAGAAGCAACGTTTCTTTCGCGTGTGCGGGAATTTTTAGAAATTCATTGTACCCAAGCGATCGCTTCTACTCCCGTGACACCCGAACAGACGTTGCAAATTATCGCCGGACAACGCAACTATTGCACCAAACAACAACAAAATGACAAAACCCGTCGGGTACTCGAAAAAGCCTTTGGTCAAGATTGGGCAGAGCATTATATGACCACAGTTTTATTTGACCTGCCAGATTAA
- a CDS encoding Mo-dependent nitrogenase C-terminal domain-containing protein produces MKVFDNTTKKIFLASWVSINPAEASNTHANQRQGSFSQVYYNILQPLRRRLDSIQVGDRQLAHRLCKLIPAQCPFERDVKLFGKTLFHIPPMCKLNPLYEEVVGLRFRAMCYLADECGEDVSQYC; encoded by the coding sequence ATGAAGGTATTCGATAATACCACAAAAAAAATTTTTCTTGCCAGTTGGGTCTCCATAAATCCAGCCGAAGCTAGCAACACTCATGCAAACCAGCGGCAAGGTTCATTTTCTCAGGTTTACTATAATATTCTCCAACCCTTGCGGCGGCGCTTAGACAGCATTCAAGTTGGTGATCGCCAATTAGCTCACCGCTTATGCAAGTTGATTCCTGCTCAATGTCCCTTTGAGCGTGATGTCAAATTATTTGGGAAAACCCTGTTTCACATTCCGCCCATGTGCAAACTTAATCCCTTATATGAAGAAGTAGTTGGTTTACGTTTTCGAGCGATGTGCTATCTAGCCGATGAATGCGGCGAGGATGTATCGCAGTACTGTTAG
- a CDS encoding anion transporter, with protein MSVLQLASHSILGLTYLGLALGYIPGLRMNRATIALVGSAFLIALGTLNLQEAWQAIDANTIVFLLSMMVVNANLFYAGFFWRSLSVLLSFTRSPVGLLIALTFGSGILSAFFLNDTIALVFTPLTLNLAQTLGLNPIPYLLAIAGATNIGSVATLSGNPQNILIGSFSGISYLDFWCALAPVAITGLVVQIGLLWLLYPDVRSNQPCQILPTGNQQIFKPLFHKSLVIITGLLIAFAVGLPLAESALVAASLLLITRRIKPQRILKKVDWNLLVMFSGLFVLTKVTQNLNLLQPFTHVINSAASFLSVTVVLSNLISNVPTVLLLHPLISQDDTQYWLLLAAGSTLAGNLTLFGSVANLIVVEAAADLGYKLSLVEHLRFGAPLTLCTLLLVYLWVH; from the coding sequence GTGAGCGTCCTTCAATTGGCAAGCCATAGCATTTTAGGACTGACTTACTTAGGATTAGCATTGGGCTACATTCCTGGTTTACGAATGAACCGTGCCACTATTGCTTTAGTTGGTTCTGCTTTTTTAATTGCTTTAGGTACACTGAATTTACAAGAAGCATGGCAAGCAATTGATGCCAACACCATTGTATTTCTTTTGAGCATGATGGTAGTTAACGCTAACCTATTTTATGCAGGGTTTTTTTGGCGATCGCTTTCTGTATTGTTAAGTTTTACCCGCAGTCCTGTGGGTTTATTAATTGCGTTAACTTTTGGTAGTGGTATTCTTTCTGCTTTTTTTCTTAATGACACTATCGCGCTGGTTTTTACACCTCTAACTTTGAATCTAGCTCAAACTTTGGGTTTAAATCCGATTCCCTACTTGCTGGCGATCGCAGGAGCAACTAATATTGGCTCAGTAGCAACCTTGAGTGGTAATCCCCAAAACATTCTCATTGGTTCGTTTTCTGGTATTTCTTATTTAGATTTCTGGTGTGCATTAGCTCCCGTTGCGATAACTGGCTTGGTAGTTCAAATAGGACTGCTATGGTTACTATACCCAGATGTCCGTTCAAATCAACCGTGCCAAATTTTACCAACTGGCAACCAACAAATTTTCAAACCTTTATTTCATAAAAGTTTAGTTATCATCACTGGGTTGCTGATTGCATTTGCTGTTGGCTTACCCTTAGCGGAATCTGCTTTAGTCGCCGCTAGCTTATTACTAATCACTCGGCGGATTAAACCACAACGCATTCTGAAAAAAGTGGATTGGAATCTCTTGGTGATGTTTTCTGGACTGTTCGTCTTGACAAAAGTCACACAAAATTTGAATTTACTCCAGCCATTTACCCATGTAATTAACTCTGCTGCGAGTTTTTTGAGTGTAACTGTTGTTTTATCTAACTTAATTTCTAATGTGCCTACTGTACTTTTACTCCATCCCTTGATTTCTCAAGATGATACCCAGTATTGGCTATTGCTAGCAGCAGGTTCAACTCTGGCGGGTAATCTAACTTTATTTGGTTCAGTTGCCAACCTAATTGTTGTAGAGGCTGCTGCTGATTTAGGTTACAAATTAAGTTTGGTAGAGCATCTGCGCTTTGGAGCGCCACTAACATTGTGTACTCTACTTTTAGTATACCTTTGGGTTCACTGA
- a CDS encoding ribonuclease J — MVKNETSSALKIIPLGGLHEIGKNTCVFEYDDEIILLDAGLAFPTEAMHGVNIVLPDTTYLRENRHKIKGMIVTHGHEDHIGGIAFHLKQFDIPVIYGPRLAMAMLEGKLEEAGVRDRTELRTVRPRDVVRFGKSFVVEYIRNTHSIADSFTVAINTPLGVVIHTGDFKIDHTPVDGENFDLQRLAEHGEKGVLCLLSDSTNAEVPGFTPSERSVYPNLDREFGKATGRLFVTTFASSVHRINMILQLAQKHNRAVSVVGRSMLNLIAHARNLGYIKCDDSLFYPLHAVRNMPDEKVLILTTGSQGETMAAMTRIANQEHPHIRIRPGDTVLFSANPIPGNTIAVVNTIDKLMIQGATVIYGRDKGIHVSGHGCQEEQKLMIALTRPKFFVPFHGEHRMLVRHAQTAQSMGIPAENMIIIQNGDIVELTEDAIRVAGKVPSGIELVDTTSSGMVSATVLHERQRMAEEGIVTIAAAIDWHGKLLAKPEVHLRGVVTSVERSLVQKWVQQRIEEILGVRWSEFAQPREGEQLEVDWGGLQGTLERELQRSIRRELQCQPSVTLLMQIPDEPPVKVADGRRRRTRTAAQVAS; from the coding sequence ATGGTAAAAAACGAAACTAGTTCTGCCCTAAAGATTATTCCCTTGGGTGGTTTACATGAAATTGGCAAAAATACCTGTGTTTTTGAATACGACGACGAAATTATCTTATTAGATGCAGGATTAGCATTTCCTACAGAGGCGATGCATGGAGTAAATATTGTCCTACCAGATACAACTTATCTGCGGGAAAATCGCCATAAAATTAAAGGCATGATTGTTACTCACGGTCATGAAGATCATATCGGCGGCATTGCTTTTCACCTGAAGCAATTTGACATACCCGTGATTTATGGGCCAAGACTCGCAATGGCCATGCTAGAGGGTAAATTAGAAGAAGCAGGAGTGCGCGATCGCACAGAATTAAGAACAGTCCGCCCCCGCGACGTTGTGCGGTTTGGTAAATCTTTTGTTGTAGAATACATCCGTAATACCCATTCTATAGCTGATAGCTTTACTGTTGCAATTAATACTCCTCTTGGTGTGGTGATTCACACAGGAGACTTTAAAATAGACCATACCCCTGTCGATGGTGAAAATTTTGATCTGCAACGACTAGCAGAACACGGCGAAAAAGGTGTACTTTGCCTATTGAGTGATTCTACTAACGCAGAAGTGCCGGGATTTACACCTTCTGAACGCTCAGTTTATCCCAATCTTGATCGGGAATTTGGTAAAGCCACTGGACGTTTGTTTGTTACTACCTTTGCTTCTAGTGTGCATCGCATCAATATGATTTTGCAGTTAGCACAAAAGCATAATCGGGCAGTGTCAGTTGTGGGTCGTTCCATGCTGAATTTAATTGCTCACGCCCGTAATCTGGGTTATATCAAATGTGATGATAGCTTGTTCTATCCCTTGCACGCAGTACGCAACATGCCTGATGAGAAGGTACTGATTTTAACTACTGGTTCTCAAGGTGAAACAATGGCAGCCATGACCCGGATTGCCAATCAAGAACATCCCCACATCAGAATCCGTCCAGGAGATACAGTACTATTTTCTGCAAATCCAATTCCCGGTAATACTATCGCTGTAGTCAACACCATCGATAAGTTGATGATTCAAGGGGCAACAGTAATCTATGGACGGGATAAAGGCATTCACGTATCTGGTCACGGCTGTCAGGAAGAACAAAAGCTGATGATTGCCTTAACTCGTCCCAAGTTCTTTGTGCCATTTCACGGCGAACATCGGATGTTAGTAAGGCACGCCCAAACGGCTCAGAGTATGGGCATTCCCGCCGAAAACATGATCATTATCCAGAATGGCGACATCGTGGAACTGACAGAAGATGCCATCCGCGTCGCTGGTAAAGTGCCATCTGGTATAGAACTGGTAGATACTACTAGTTCGGGTATGGTCAGCGCCACAGTCCTGCACGAACGGCAACGGATGGCGGAAGAAGGTATTGTTACCATTGCCGCTGCCATTGATTGGCATGGCAAACTGTTAGCTAAACCAGAAGTTCATCTGCGAGGTGTAGTTACAAGTGTAGAGCGATCGCTTGTGCAAAAATGGGTACAACAGCGGATTGAAGAAATTCTTGGCGTGCGCTGGTCAGAATTTGCCCAACCTCGTGAAGGTGAACAATTAGAGGTAGATTGGGGCGGATTGCAAGGAACTTTAGAAAGGGAATTACAACGCTCTATTCGTCGAGAATTGCAATGTCAACCATCTGTGACTTTGTTGATGCAAATTCCTGATGAGCCGCCTGTAAAAGTTGCCGATGGTAGAAGACGGCGGACTCGGACTGCTGCTCAAGTAGCATCTTAG